A region from the Vicinamibacterales bacterium genome encodes:
- a CDS encoding SMP-30/gluconolactonase/LRE family protein: protein MFRFVLAVSLLAAAWSTAFAQAPSAPAQPFRAGEPLKTTPNVKVFGSFRFSESLSYDADRDLIVSVNAGMPQDMVQNDGYVSLINPDGSVHTLKWIGVNRNGLTLNHPLGSHVARGMLYVVDIDTVRWFDMKTGEPKGAIPVTGAGRFNDLEVAADGTVYATVTGTPQDASSWKVYKIAPDGTSSVLVSGRPLSMPNGITFDRQGNLVVVNIGSNDVLTFKTDGTLVTTEHAVDSGNDGVVVTADGTKYVSSVRQGTVSRIRPGQKAEVIASGIPSAASMTYDSKRNRLVIPMNDWNAIAFVQLDAR from the coding sequence ATGTTCCGATTCGTGCTTGCCGTGTCCCTGCTCGCTGCCGCTTGGTCCACCGCATTCGCCCAGGCGCCGTCCGCGCCGGCCCAGCCCTTCCGCGCGGGCGAGCCGCTGAAGACCACGCCGAACGTGAAGGTGTTCGGCAGTTTCCGCTTCAGCGAGAGCCTGTCGTACGACGCCGACCGGGACCTCATCGTCTCGGTGAACGCCGGCATGCCGCAGGACATGGTGCAGAACGACGGCTACGTGTCGCTCATCAACCCCGATGGCAGCGTGCACACGCTGAAGTGGATCGGCGTGAACCGCAACGGCCTCACGCTGAACCATCCGCTCGGCAGCCACGTGGCGCGCGGGATGCTGTACGTGGTGGACATCGACACGGTCCGGTGGTTCGACATGAAGACCGGCGAGCCGAAGGGCGCCATCCCGGTGACGGGGGCGGGCCGCTTCAACGACCTGGAAGTGGCGGCCGACGGCACGGTGTACGCCACCGTGACGGGCACGCCGCAGGACGCCTCGTCGTGGAAGGTCTACAAGATCGCGCCGGACGGCACCTCGTCCGTGCTCGTTTCGGGCAGGCCGCTCAGCATGCCGAACGGCATCACGTTCGACCGGCAGGGCAACCTGGTGGTGGTGAACATCGGATCCAACGACGTCCTGACGTTCAAGACCGACGGCACGCTGGTGACCACCGAGCACGCCGTGGATTCCGGCAACGACGGCGTGGTCGTGACGGCCGACGGCACCAAGTACGTCTCGAGCGTGCGGCAGGGCACGGTGTCGCGCATCCGCCCCGGCCAGAAGGCCGAAGTCATCGCCTCCGGCATTCCGAGCGCGGCGTCGATGACCTACGACTCCAAGCGGAACCGGCTGGTGATCCCCATGAACGACTGGAACGCGATTGCGTTCGTGCAGCTGGACGCCAGGTAG
- a CDS encoding AraC family transcriptional regulator encodes MASGRDGLALLHDVRRGLAGDVSLGTLAERSGRSPFAVQREFSRMAGESPKQYVLRVRLDTAAARLAATTDAVLSVALDAGFASHEVFTRAFRRRFGCSPSRYRTRTSSRASGADRRRHRAVVERAAPCVHLYRLSTHDTARRSSMPLLSIDQRTIAPQPILFVRLSTARGELAKAIGQGLGKSCGYALSTGHAMAGPPFVRYTSVGPGLMTIEAGAPLAAPAEGRDDVEAGELPGGDVVTALHAGAYDELQDTYAAIERWMSEHGLAPAGAPWESYLTDPAEHPNPADWRTEIYWPVKTSIGARG; translated from the coding sequence ATGGCGTCGGGGCGGGATGGGTTGGCGCTGCTGCACGACGTGCGCCGAGGGCTGGCCGGGGACGTGTCGCTCGGCACGCTCGCGGAGCGGAGCGGCCGGTCGCCCTTCGCCGTGCAGCGCGAGTTCTCGCGGATGGCCGGGGAGTCGCCCAAGCAGTACGTCCTGCGAGTCCGCCTCGACACGGCCGCCGCGCGGCTGGCGGCCACGACCGACGCCGTGCTGAGCGTGGCCCTCGACGCCGGTTTCGCCAGCCACGAAGTGTTCACGCGCGCGTTCAGGCGGCGATTCGGCTGCAGTCCATCGCGTTACCGGACGCGGACTTCGTCCAGGGCCTCGGGCGCGGACCGGCGACGCCACCGCGCGGTCGTCGAGCGGGCGGCGCCGTGCGTCCATCTGTATCGTCTCTCGACCCACGACACCGCCAGGAGATCGTCCATGCCCCTGCTGTCCATCGACCAACGCACGATCGCGCCGCAGCCCATCCTGTTCGTCCGGCTCTCCACGGCGCGTGGCGAGCTGGCCAAGGCCATCGGCCAGGGTCTGGGGAAGAGCTGCGGCTACGCGCTGTCGACGGGCCATGCGATGGCCGGGCCGCCGTTCGTCCGCTACACGAGCGTGGGACCGGGCCTGATGACCATCGAGGCAGGGGCGCCCCTGGCAGCGCCCGCCGAGGGTCGGGATGACGTGGAGGCCGGCGAACTGCCTGGCGGTGACGTGGTGACGGCGCTCCACGCCGGCGCGTACGACGAGCTCCAGGACACGTACGCGGCAATCGAGCGCTGGATGTCGGAGCACGGCCTGGCACCGGCCGGCGCGCCCTGGGAGTCGTATCTCACCGATCCGGCGGAGCACCCGAATCCCGCGGACTGGCGGACGGAGATTTACTGGCCAGTCAAGACCAGCATTGGGGCGAGGGGCTAG